GACCTCTTGAGTTTTTGTATAAGGAAGGAAAAGAGTTTCTTTTTCTGGATGTGAAAACTTTGGATCAGATCCTTGTCCCAAATCCTGTAGTTGGGGAAAAAATCAATTATCTTAAGGAAGGCATTGAAGTTGCAGCAGCTTTTTATGGAGATACGGTTTTTTCTATTGAGCTTCCACAGTTTTTGGAACTTATGGTCAGTACTACTGAAGGGGATCAAGACTTGTCTCCTCTTTCAAATGCGACTAAGGTTGCAGTGCTTGAGACAGGCGCTAAAGTGGAGGTTCCTCCGTTTATTGAACCGGGTGATATCATCAAGGTCGATACGAAAACCAGTGAATACATTCAACGGGTATAGGTAGTCATGGAATTAAAGCAAATTAAAGATCTAATGGCGGCAATGGGTCGGACCCGTCTAAAACGGTTGAAGATTAAAAACGACAATTTTGAGCTTGAGCTGGAAAGAGAGGAAAAGGTAGTTAAGCAAGTGGTCGAGCATATGCCTGAGGCTTATGCCAGGGCTGAAACAGAAATTCCTCGTGTCAAAGCACCTGATATTCCAGCTTCTCTTCATCCACCGGTCGATCACGATTCTGCGGTGAGAGAAGAGAAGGGAACATTTATCACATCTCCAATGGTGGGTACCTTTTACTCTGCTTCTGGGCCGGATGAACCTTTTTTTGTGAAAGTGGGCGATAGGGTGACAGAAGAGAGTGTTGTCTGCATTGTTGAAGCCATGAAAGTGATGAATGAAGTAAAAGCTGGAGTCTCAGGCGTTATTTCAGAGGTGTTGGTCGAAAATGGCCACCCTGTCGAATTTGGAACCAAATTATTTAAAGTATCATAAAGAGCATGCAAAAAGTATTAGTAGCGAATCGAGGAGAGATTGCGGTACGTGTCATCAGGGCTTGTCACGATTTGGGGCTTGAGACAGTTGCTGTTTATTCTGAGGCCGATTCCGAAGCTCTGCATGTTCTCCACGCCGATGAGGCGATTTGCATTGGCAAAGCTCCGGCTAATCAGTCTTATTTGAAAATTCCGAATATCTTATCCGCTTGTGAAATCACCGGAGCAGATGCGATCCATCCTGGATATGGATTTTTGAGTGAAAACCACAATTTCGCTTCTATTTGCGAAAGCTGCGGTTTGGAATTCATTGGTCCTTCTCCCGAAACGATTGCGCATTTAGGTGATAAATCTAGAGCTAAAGCTGTTGCTAAAAAGGCTGGCTGTCCGGTGATTCCAGGTTCTGATGGGGTTGTTTCCACCATTGAGCAAGCTCTCGAAGAAGTGAAAGAGATGGGATTTCCTGTTTTCATTAAAGCAGTTGCTGGAGGAGGGGGCAAGGGGATTCGGATCTCTTTTTCTGAAGATGAATTTAAAAAACAATTTTCTGCAGCCAGGGCTGAAGCGGAAGTGAGTTTTGGAAACCCTGAAGTCTACCTTGAAAAAATGATCATGACGCCCCGGCATATCGAAGTGCAGATCGTTGGAGATAAGCACGGTAACTATGTGCATTTAGGTGAAAGAGATTGCACGATTCAGCGACGTCGCCAAAAATTGATTGAGGAAGCGCCAAGCCCGTTAGTTTCTCCAAAGTTAAGGAAGAGAATGGGGGCTGCTGCCATTGCGATTGCTAAGGAGGTTGGGTACAATTCTGTTGGTACTGTCGAGTTTTTATTAGATAAAGACCATCACTTTTATTTTATGGAAGTGAACACTCGCATCCAAGTCGAACATACCGTTACTGAAGATCTTACAGGTGTTGATTTGGTGAAAGAGCAGATCAAGATTGCCATGGGGGAGAAGCTTTCAATCAGGCAGAAAGATGTGAATTTTGAAGGGCATGTCATCCAGTTTCGGATTAACGCTGAGAATCCTTCGAATCAATTTTCTCCTTCACCGGGCCAACTTGAATATTATCTTCCTCCAGGAGGTCCTCATGTGCGGGTTGACAGTGCTTGTTATTCCGGATATAAAATCCCTCCGAATTATGATTCGATGATTGCCAAATTGATTGTCCGAGGTAAAACCCGAGAAGAGGCGATTCAGATTGGTAAAAGAGCGCTGAAGGAGTTTCACATCGGAGGCGTTTATTCTACAATTCCCTTTCATCAATATCTATTGCAAGATGAGAATTTTATTGAGGGAACATCCTATGATCTTGCTTATATAGATGATCTTATGGCGGATGGATGTGTCTTTGATCTTGATTTGCAAGACTAAATCTTTTCAGATGATTAATCGGCCTCGTTTTCTGTGAACCTATCCCGAGTAGGTTTGTACTTCAACATGATCTGGTATGTCGCTTTTTGTAATTTTTAACGAATCTTTATCTCGTCTTTAATAGGCTTGAGCATGATTCACATTCAATTTTCGATGACAACAACAAGGATAAGAACATGAAATTTGAAATAGTAACAAAATGGATGTTAGGATTTGCTTTAATGTCTGCGCCTTTGATGGCGTCTGATGAAGAACCAGAAGAGCATATTCAGGTTGGTTCCCGTGCTTTGGGACATGCGGAACGCGTTTTAATCCAGGAACAGAAATATGAGCTCATCCGAAAACTTGAAAATGGAGATGAGTTGACTGAAGAAGAAAGCGAGTGCGTTCTTGCAGAAGAAGAGGCAGAAGATGGGGAAGTAAAGTCCAAGCTTATTAAAAAAAGCGCGGGGACTTCAACAACTTATTACACTTCGCACGAAGGCGCTACGCATCACCCTATTGCTGTTTCTCTCATGGGTGATACGGTGCAGTTGGAAGATGGGTCTATTTGGATCGTTTCTTCAGAAGATCGTTATCAGACGTTTGACTGGATGACAGGAGATACCATTGTCATCGTTCCAAACCACACCTGGTTTTCCTCTTATAACTATTGCCTTGTTAACCTAAACACTGGAGCAAAAGTCAAAGTCAATCTTTCTCTAGGACCGATCTATAATGGGATTTACACCCACTGGATTCTTGCGATTGACTACAGCAATCGTGAAGTGTATCTTGAAGATGGTTCTGTTTGGAAAATGTCTTGGTGGGATAGCTCTATTGTCAATCAATGGTTGCCAAACGATACTGTCATCATCGGTATCAATGACGGTTGGTTTTCCGGAAGTAATCCAAACATGTTAATCAACGTCAATATGAACGATCATGCAATTGGCAACTGTATTTTCTAAATTTTCACAATAAAAGGAGAAACTTACGATGACATTTAATCCAAGTGGACATGTACCTGTAGGAACAGGAAATCAATATCCAGTTACATCATATACGCCGCAAACAACAGTGATTGCAACGCAGCAAGGGCAGCAAGCCCGTCATGTTCATGTGATTGCACATCAACATGTAGGTGCACCGGGATATTCTCAAGTTCCTTTAAGAAATGTTCCTGCAAGACAGCTTCCTAATACAGGAACAACAACCGTTGTGTTTAATCAAAGAGCTTACCGCCGGTAGGCTTAGATCGCAGGAGCCCGCTTTAACAGCGGGCTTCTTAAAAATTTTCCAGAGATTGATCTTGAGCGTAGTGTCTCTCAATTCCATTGGCGACTTCGACAGGATCGTCAGTAAGGATAAAAAGATCCAGGTCTTTTTCAGACATGCATCCCATTTCCAATACAGTTTTTTTTAGCCAGTCGATTAGGCCACTCCAATATTCCGTACCCATAAGATAGATGGGAAAAGGTTTGATTTTTTGCGTTTGAATAAGTGTGACTGTTTCGAAAAATTCATCCAATGTTCCAAGTCCTCCTGGAAGAAACACACACGCTTTAGCGTAGCGGATGAACATCACCTTGCGGATAAAGAAATAGCGGAATTTCAAACGGTAGCGAGGATCGATAAAACGGTTTGTATCATTTTCATACGGGACGTCGATTCCAATTCCGACAGACATACTGCCTATGGATTGTGCTCCTTTATTCGCGGCTTCCATAATGCCAGGACCCCCGCCTGTAATGACAGCAAAGCCTCTTTCAGCAATCTTTTGAGCAACATCGATGGCCATGTTGTAATAGGGATTGACGGCTTGTAGCCGCGCTGAGCCAAAGATCGTGACTGAAGGTCCGATTTGCATGAGCGATTCGAATCCATCGACAAATTCAGAAATGATGCGGAAGACTCGCCAGGAAT
This genomic window from Waddlia chondrophila WSU 86-1044 contains:
- the accC gene encoding acetyl-CoA carboxylase biotin carboxylase subunit; the encoded protein is MQKVLVANRGEIAVRVIRACHDLGLETVAVYSEADSEALHVLHADEAICIGKAPANQSYLKIPNILSACEITGADAIHPGYGFLSENHNFASICESCGLEFIGPSPETIAHLGDKSRAKAVAKKAGCPVIPGSDGVVSTIEQALEEVKEMGFPVFIKAVAGGGGKGIRISFSEDEFKKQFSAARAEAEVSFGNPEVYLEKMIMTPRHIEVQIVGDKHGNYVHLGERDCTIQRRRQKLIEEAPSPLVSPKLRKRMGAAAIAIAKEVGYNSVGTVEFLLDKDHHFYFMEVNTRIQVEHTVTEDLTGVDLVKEQIKIAMGEKLSIRQKDVNFEGHVIQFRINAENPSNQFSPSPGQLEYYLPPGGPHVRVDSACYSGYKIPPNYDSMIAKLIVRGKTREEAIQIGKRALKEFHIGGVYSTIPFHQYLLQDENFIEGTSYDLAYIDDLMADGCVFDLDLQD
- a CDS encoding TIGR00730 family Rossman fold protein, with the translated sequence MTENKNFNYSTSHADSWRVFRIISEFVDGFESLMQIGPSVTIFGSARLQAVNPYYNMAIDVAQKIAERGFAVITGGGPGIMEAANKGAQSIGSMSVGIGIDVPYENDTNRFIDPRYRLKFRYFFIRKVMFIRYAKACVFLPGGLGTLDEFFETVTLIQTQKIKPFPIYLMGTEYWSGLIDWLKKTVLEMGCMSEKDLDLFILTDDPVEVANGIERHYAQDQSLENF
- the accB gene encoding acetyl-CoA carboxylase biotin carboxyl carrier protein, producing MELKQIKDLMAAMGRTRLKRLKIKNDNFELELEREEKVVKQVVEHMPEAYARAETEIPRVKAPDIPASLHPPVDHDSAVREEKGTFITSPMVGTFYSASGPDEPFFVKVGDRVTEESVVCIVEAMKVMNEVKAGVSGVISEVLVENGHPVEFGTKLFKVS
- a CDS encoding elongation factor P, which translates into the protein MVLSNQINPGMILSIGKKLFRVESSVKVTVPKGTPFIKTKLCDLANNQVTEKNFKLDQEVSEVNLNERPLEFLYKEGKEFLFLDVKTLDQILVPNPVVGEKINYLKEGIEVAAAFYGDTVFSIELPQFLELMVSTTEGDQDLSPLSNATKVAVLETGAKVEVPPFIEPGDIIKVDTKTSEYIQRV